The following DNA comes from Mycobacteroides immunogenum.
GCTCATCGACGAAGGACTCGGCGGCAAGGATTGCTCGTTGATCGTCAAATATGCGACACCCGACGGATCCGCCCGCGGCTACACGCCCTGACGGGGGAGCTGTTCGTACGCCTGCCGTTCCCCACTGCACCCGGGCACCGTGGTGAGCGCCGGTACTCCCGGTACCGGATCCTGTGACGATTCGGCAGCAGCACCAATCCAATAGCGCGAGCGCCGCTCAACCGCAGCGCCCAGGTTCTATGGGTTCAGATCCGGCCCATCTCCGTGGAGTTGCCGCAAAAACCGGTTGTACGAGGCTAATTCGTCTTCCTGACGGGCATCGTCGGCCTCGCGTTCTGCCGTCTCCGCTTGCTCCTCACGTCGCCACCTGACGGCGAAGATCAACGTGATGGCGAGCGCTATCGGCTCACCGTACGACCACGCCAGCGCGCCCGCCACCGCCTGGTCCTTCACCGGGTCGACAGCCCACTGCGCGGGTGGATTGGCGAAGATACCGATCAGCGGCCTGGGCGCCATCATCAAGACCACGCCGATGAACACGTGTAGCGGCATCTCCACAAAGATGTCGAACATCCGGCCCAGGTTGGTCTGCCGTATCGGCAAGGGATCGGTCGACAAGATCGGAATCACGAACAGCAGGCCCGTGATGAGAAAGAACACCTCTAACGCGTTGTGGCCCAACCATGTCGCGGCAATGGTGTCGAACAGTTGCGAAAGATAGAGGCCGTAGTAACTGAACAAAAACAACGGAATGGTGACGGCCGGATGTAACAGGAGCGCGCCCGCCCTACCGCGCAGCCCGGCCAATGCGCCGGCCAGTACCCACCGACCCAGACCGCGATGTGGGGTGGACCGCAACAGCAAGCGCCCCGGCGAGCCCAGCACCAACAGCGGCGGCACCAGGATCGATAGCGTCAATTGCTGAAACATGAACGCGCTGAACAATCGGAATCCGTAACGCTCGATCGAGAGCCCCATGACCGCGCCCAAGATCAGACATCCGGACAGAAAACATGCCGTCGACCACCATGGCCAGCTGCGCCCCATCCGGCGCAGCCGCACAACTCCCAGCAGGTACCACCCGGCGAGCAGTACCGCGACAACCGGCAGCACCGGGATGGTCGGCGGATCCCACCCCAGCAGTGACCACACGGACGGCGGCTCAGCCGGGATGCTGGTTAACCGTTGGAGAAACTCTTCGTTCATTAATTGCATTATGCGCATATTTGAATGAACGGGCCATCCGGGGTCACCAACCAGGCGTTCACCCGCTATTTGGATCGCCGCTAGCCAAAGGGCTCTGCATTGCCGTTTCAGCAACTAGCGTGCGGCACGGGCGGGGCAAACCGGAGGAGGAACCATGGCCGTATCAGTGAATCTGGAGAAGGCCCTCGACAAGGCCTACGAAAACAAAGACCTCAAGGACGTCCTCGACGCACCGCCCTCGGCCCTCGCCGGTCTGACCGAGAAGCACGATGCCGCCCTCAAGGAAGCCCTGAACATCTCGACCATCCGCGAACTGGGCACCAACAAGTACATCGCGGTCGCCGCGGCGCTCGCGGCGCTGGAGTCCAAGACGGGTTAACGCCGACCGGGAAGGCATCTACGCAGGTGCCTTCCCGCCGTCAGCCGCGCAGCGCCTCTGCCAGTGGCTCCAGTACTGCCGGGGCGTACGGCGGCGGCAGGTAGATGATCGCGAGATCGAGACCCTCGGCTCCCAGTGCGGCAGCTTCATCGACCACCTTGGCGTAGTCGCGATCCGCACCGAGACGAATGTGGGCAGAGAGGGTGATCTCCTGGGGATCGCGCCCGATGTCCGCACAGTGCGCCGCGAGCACATCACGCTTGCGGGCGAATTCCTCGGGCGGTCCGCCGACGAAGTTCCAGTGCTGGGCGTACTTGGCGGTGATCCGCAGTGTGCGCTTCTCACCACTGCCACCGATGCAGATCGGCGGGTGCGGCTGCTGCGGGCCCTTCGGCTCGTTGCGGGCGTCTTTGAGCTGGTAAAACTTTCCATCGAAGCTGGTCGTTTCCTGGCTCAGCAGCCCGGTAAGCACCTCGCAGGCCTCTTCGAAACGATCAAAACGTTCCTTGATGCTGCCCAGCTCGATGCCGTAGGCGCCCGATTCCTCCTCGTTCCAGCCGGCACCGATACCGAGCTCCAGACGCCCGCCGGAGACGATGTCCAGTGCCGAGGCCATATTCGCCAGCACCGCTGGATGCCGGTAGTGGATACCGGTCACCAACACCCCGACACGTAGCCGCTGGGTGGCCTGTGCCAGCGCTGTCAGGGTTACCCAGCCCTCCAGGCACGGCCCGGTGGAATCCGAGAAGATCGGGTAGAAGTGGTCGAAGGTCCAGCCGGACTCGAAGATCTCAATATCGTCGGCCACCTTCCAGATGGCCAGCATGTCGTCCCAGGTGGTGTTCTGCGGGGATGTCTTGAATGCGAAGCGCATTACTTCACCCTATGCGCCACACACCTGGAGCGTCGACCAGGAAGTTCGGTCCGGCCATGGGGGTCGCCCCCGATGGCAATGGCGGCCAGCATGGATGACAACCCCGGCTCCCGAAGGCGACCCTTGACGGTGAGGAATGCTGTGCCGATTCCGGCGTGGACAGGAAGGACGAACATGCAAAGGCGCTACCTCGTTTCCGGACTGCTGATCAGCGGAGCGGTGGGCGCATTGGCCACCGCATCGCCCGCCTTCGCGAATGGCGGCGGGCAGAGCTGTGTCACCGTACCCAACGCCAACACCGTCTGCTCATCACCGGGCAATGTCCAAATAACCAGTGCCACACCGATATACGATGGACCACAGCCCTCGATCTATCCGCCGTACTACCCCTTCGGAGTCGGTGGATACCTGGGTACGCATGGACACAGCAGTGAATAGCACTGCGCGCTAGCGCTATTCACGCTCGAATCATCGATGGGTGAGGAACGCCAACACCGCGAGGACCCTGCGGTGGTATTCGTCGGCGTGCCCCAGGTCCAATCTGCGCATGACACTGTGGACATGCTTCTCCACCGTGCTCTCGGTGATCCACAGCTTTCCCGCGATACCCGAATTCGACAAGCCCTGGGCCATCAGCTCCAGCACCTCCAGCTCGCGCTGCGACAGAGCTGACAGCGGATCGTCCTTGCGTCGCGCGGACAACAACTCTCGCACCAACTCCGGATCGACGATGGAACCACCGCCTGCGACGCGGGTGCAGGCGTCGGCGAACTCTCTGACATCCCCCACCCGGCTCTTCAGCAGATAACCCACCCCGTCGCCCGAGGTGATCAACTCAGCCGCGTACTCGACCTCGACGTGCGCCGAGAGCACCAGCACGCCGATCCCCGGATACTCGCCCCTGATCTTCTGCGCCGCCTCCAGCCCTTCGGTGGTGTGTGTCGGTGGCATCCGGATATCGACGACGACGAGATCGGGATTCTCGGCTCGAACCAGCTCCAAGAGCGCCGCGGCATCACCCGCGCGACCTACTACCTCAAAGCCCGCCTTCTCCAGGACGCTCGCTACGCCCTCCCGCAGCAACGTGTCGTCATCGGCCACCAGAACCCGTATCGCGGACATCTCGCCAGGCTACCGCCGCCACGCGGCCATGTAATCGTCCTCACCGCCGATACTATGGATTTGTGAACGAGCCGCACGGCGGTTCGCAGGCAGCGAGTAGACGTAGATACATATGCAACAAGCACCACAGGCATCGTTGCCGCGGGCGGGTCAATTGATGCCGAGCAGATGGCAGCCGGACGAGGCTTCTCATACCGGCTGGTGGCGCTACGTTTCCGGATGGCGCACACAACTATTCGGATCTACACCACCCTCGGTCTATGCCGGTATCGCGGCATGCGTGGTGCTCCTGGTCGCCGAATCGGTACTCACGATCTTCCTGCGCACGATCGCACCGGCCGAGCACCTCGCAGCCATCTATCTGATGGGCATCCTTGTCATCTCGGTGATCTGGCGGCTCCGGCTGGCGCTCGCGATGTCCATCGCCAGTGCCGTCGTCTTCGACTGCATCCGCAACTGGCCCATGGCCCATCCGCTGTCCACGGAGAGCCACAACATCGTCACACATCTGAGCTTCCTGGCAGTGACGCTGACGGCTAGCGGGCTCTCTGCGCTCGCGCGCGCCGGCACCATCGAGGCCGACCGCCGCCGGCGCGAAACCGCCGCCATCGCGCAACAGCAGGCCGCACTACGACATACCGCCACTTTGGTTGCGAGCAATGTCCCGCCCACCGAGCTCTACGCGAAGGTAGTCCAGGAAGCCGCACTGTGTTTCACCTCACCAACCGCGGTGCTGATTCAACTGATGCCCGGTGACGAGGGGATCGTGGTGGCGAGTCACGGCCGGACAGGACCCCGAACACCGATACCCGGCAAGCGTTTTCCCTTGCTCGATGCCAACAACGTCGCACGGGAACTACGCTTGACCCCCGCCGTCTCCGCTCCCATACTTGTCGACGCAAAGCCCTGGGGAACGCTCATCGTCGGTACCGACTCATCGACGGTGCCCGGCACGGATATCCGCGCTGGGGTGCGCGATTTCGCTGATTTGGTGGCGACCTCCATCGCCAACGCCGCCACCCGACAGGAGCTCGCAGCCTCCCGCGCCCGCATCGTATCCGCCGCGGACACGGCCCGCCGCAGGCTCGAACGCGACCTCCATGACGGAGCCCAACAGCGGCTGGCGTACCTACGGCTGAAACTAGGCATCGTCAGATCCGCTGTACCACTGGAGGATGTCGAACTCGCGCGGGAACTCAACAACCTCGATGCAGATCTCACGGCGGTGACGCGCGAGCTCCAAGAGTTCTCACGGGGTCTGCATCCCGCCATCCTGTCGAAGGGTCTGGCTCCCGCCTTGCGCACACTGGCCCGGCGTTCGCTCATCCCCGTGCAAACCGAGCTGGAACTCGATCACAAGTACCACGAATCCATCGAGATCGCCGCGTACTACGTGGTCGCCGAGGCTCTCGCCAATACCGCCAAACACTCGCAGGCCAGCGAGATTCTGATCCACGCGCACGAGACCTCCGAGCAGATCCAGATAACCATCAGCGACGACGGCGTCGGCGGGGCAAAACCCCGCAAGGGCACCGGACTCATCGGGCTGACCGACCGGGTCGCGGCCCTCGGGGGTCGTCTGGACATCCATAGCGCCGCGGGCCGTGGCACGTCAATGACGGTGACCATTCCGCTGCTTCAGACTGAATAGCTCGCGCTGCGGCGGTCCTCGTCACGCACCTGCCGCTAGCGCTTCCTCAATTCCGAGCAGAACACGGCGCTCAGCACGCTCCATCGGCGTCAAGGCGCCCCATACCCCATGGCGCTCACCCGCACTCACCGCGTAGGTGCCGCACTGCCGCAGCACTGGGCAGGACTGGCAGACCCGTTTGGCGCGCGTCTCACGGACCAGTCGTGAACGCCCCCGATCGCCGTCAGGGACAAAGAACATCTCCGTCGGCAGACCGCGGCAGCGAGCCTGGCTCCACCACTCGCCCACGTCGCCGACCGCACCGGCGTCTGCCGTTGCGATCTCGCGTCCCGCGATCGGCACAAATTCTCGACCCATCATCACGTCGCCCTCCGATCACATTGCATCGGTTCCTCCGGAACCGATGCGGACGATATCCAGGCGACGGTTAACGGCAACCCTGTCGATGGTTAACGATTGATAAACCCAATTACATTGTCCGACAACGTGATAAAAGACTGCGGCTACCTTCAATTCTCACTCACGGAAATCCGCCATGGGCAGATGGGGGCTAGCCTCCAGCTGCCCGTCGCCACGCCGCCGGCAGCTATCCGCCCGCCCTTAACGGTCCCGCCGGTAGCGGTTTACCGCCAACGGCGATGGGCACCAACCCCGACGACAACAACGCCGCGCTCCGCGACCCTTGTACGAGAACAATCCAACGTAGAGCTCTGGCTGCGCCGGCGAATTCCGCGGCACCACAAGACATCATCGCGCGATCCCGTGCGCAGGACAGATAGGCCATACGACGTGCTCCCTCGCCCGCACACCATGCCATTGCCATCTCGTGTCGAGCGGGATCGCTGGCTGGCGCTCAGCGTTGCCTGCCTCGTCGAGATGCTGCTGGTGATCAACAGCAGCATCGTCGCGGCGGCGCTTCCCGCCA
Coding sequences within:
- a CDS encoding cytochrome c oxidase assembly protein, which gives rise to MNEEFLQRLTSIPAEPPSVWSLLGWDPPTIPVLPVVAVLLAGWYLLGVVRLRRMGRSWPWWSTACFLSGCLILGAVMGLSIERYGFRLFSAFMFQQLTLSILVPPLLVLGSPGRLLLRSTPHRGLGRWVLAGALAGLRGRAGALLLHPAVTIPLFLFSYYGLYLSQLFDTIAATWLGHNALEVFFLITGLLFVIPILSTDPLPIRQTNLGRMFDIFVEMPLHVFIGVVLMMAPRPLIGIFANPPAQWAVDPVKDQAVAGALAWSYGEPIALAITLIFAVRWRREEQAETAEREADDARQEDELASYNRFLRQLHGDGPDLNP
- a CDS encoding LLM class F420-dependent oxidoreductase, giving the protein MRFAFKTSPQNTTWDDMLAIWKVADDIEIFESGWTFDHFYPIFSDSTGPCLEGWVTLTALAQATQRLRVGVLVTGIHYRHPAVLANMASALDIVSGGRLELGIGAGWNEEESGAYGIELGSIKERFDRFEEACEVLTGLLSQETTSFDGKFYQLKDARNEPKGPQQPHPPICIGGSGEKRTLRITAKYAQHWNFVGGPPEEFARKRDVLAAHCADIGRDPQEITLSAHIRLGADRDYAKVVDEAAALGAEGLDLAIIYLPPPYAPAVLEPLAEALRG
- a CDS encoding response regulator transcription factor — protein: MSAIRVLVADDDTLLREGVASVLEKAGFEVVGRAGDAAALLELVRAENPDLVVVDIRMPPTHTTEGLEAAQKIRGEYPGIGVLVLSAHVEVEYAAELITSGDGVGYLLKSRVGDVREFADACTRVAGGGSIVDPELVRELLSARRKDDPLSALSQRELEVLELMAQGLSNSGIAGKLWITESTVEKHVHSVMRRLDLGHADEYHRRVLAVLAFLTHR
- a CDS encoding ATP-binding protein is translated as MPSRWQPDEASHTGWWRYVSGWRTQLFGSTPPSVYAGIAACVVLLVAESVLTIFLRTIAPAEHLAAIYLMGILVISVIWRLRLALAMSIASAVVFDCIRNWPMAHPLSTESHNIVTHLSFLAVTLTASGLSALARAGTIEADRRRRETAAIAQQQAALRHTATLVASNVPPTELYAKVVQEAALCFTSPTAVLIQLMPGDEGIVVASHGRTGPRTPIPGKRFPLLDANNVARELRLTPAVSAPILVDAKPWGTLIVGTDSSTVPGTDIRAGVRDFADLVATSIANAATRQELAASRARIVSAADTARRRLERDLHDGAQQRLAYLRLKLGIVRSAVPLEDVELARELNNLDADLTAVTRELQEFSRGLHPAILSKGLAPALRTLARRSLIPVQTELELDHKYHESIEIAAYYVVAEALANTAKHSQASEILIHAHETSEQIQITISDDGVGGAKPRKGTGLIGLTDRVAALGGRLDIHSAAGRGTSMTVTIPLLQTE
- a CDS encoding WhiB family transcriptional regulator, producing the protein MMGREFVPIAGREIATADAGAVGDVGEWWSQARCRGLPTEMFFVPDGDRGRSRLVRETRAKRVCQSCPVLRQCGTYAVSAGERHGVWGALTPMERAERRVLLGIEEALAAGA